The Paraburkholderia largidicola DNA segment GCAGCGAACGCTTCAAACATTCGATCAGCACGCCGGGTCGCATCACGTTGCACGCACAACAACGTTTGAACCGCGGCTACTTTGCGATCGAGATTCGCGCGCACTCCGGCTTTTTTTCAGTGATGCAGATGGTGCTGTTCATCCTGATGTATTGCGAAGAAAAGCGCCTCACGCCGCTCATTTCCGCGCGCGGCGGTATTTACGGCGATGCCGAAGGCAAGGTCGACTGGTTTTCCGAATACTTCGACACGATTGGCGCGGTGCCGCTGCCTACGTCGAACGTGCGGGTGCGCACGTCGGTCGTGAGAGATCTCGGCGGGCTCGGGTTTCGCCGCCGTTATGAGCCGAGGCTCGATCTGCGACACGCCAGCGCGTTGTTCCGCTCGCACTACCAGCCCGCTGCGCCGATCCGCGACGAAGTGGACGCGATCCGCAAGCGGCTCGGCATCGGCGCGTCGACGCTCGGCGTGCATTTCCGCGGCACCGACAAGAAGGTCGAGGCGCATACGATCGCATGGGAAGCGTTCTGCCGCCTCGTCGAGGAGACGCTCGCCGAAGAGCCGCAACTGAACAACATTTTCGTTTCGAGCGACGAACAGGCGTTCCTCGATTACTTCGCCAAATGGGACTTTCCCGTGCCCGTCAGCGTCGCGCCCGCGAGATTGCTTGCAACAGGCAGCACGCCCGTGCATTTCAGCGGTCATCCGGGACTGGCGATCGGGCGCGAGGCGCTGGTTGCGAGTCTTCTGCTCGCGAGTTGCGGATACCTGGTGAAGACGCCGTCCTATCTGTCCGCCTGGTCGAAAATGTTCAATTTGTCGCTACCGGTTAAACTCGCCGTTCCACCGCGCGAAGGCGCGTTCTGGTTCCCGGACAGCCAGATCTGGAACGAGCAGCAACAACGCGGCGAAACGACGGCAGAAGCAGACGTCCGGATGCAGAACCAGAAAACGGCCTGAACGGCGCGGCGCATGCCGCAACGCAATACGGTCAGGCGAAGCGCGAAATGCGGCCTGGCCCACAACGGCGATAGAAAAGCCGGCTTCCGGCCGCGTTCGCGAGCGGCCGGTGCGTCGGCGCTCGCGTAGAATCATCACAAAAGACCAGCACGGCAATCGGGGAAGGGCGTGAAGATTCACAGCCACTACGACAATCTGAAAGTCTCGCGGGACGCCCCTCAAGAGGTGATCCGCGCGGCCTACAAGACTTTGAGTCAGAAATATCATCCTGACCGGCGGATCGACGATCCCGATGCCGAGCGGGTGATGAAGATCATCAACGCGTCTTATGCGGTCCTGAGCGACCCCGTGCAACGCAAGGAGCACGACGAATGGCTCGCGCGTAAAGAACGCGAAGCGGCCGCATCGGCTGCGCCGCAAGCGCCGCCGCGTCAGTCGGCGCCATCATCCCAGCGGACCAGCTGGCAGGCGGCAGCCACGCAGACGAGGCGCGAGGTCCCGCCGCGTTCGCAGGCGCGTTCGAGCGCATGGACGTCGCAGGCACATGTCGATCCGCGCGCCGCAAAACGAAAGCCACGCGGCGGGTCTGGTTTTTCGCTGCGCAAGATTTCGCTGCGAAGCTGGACGGTGATCGGCGTCTGCGCGTTCTTCGGCTATGTCGCGATTTCGGAATCGACGACGCCGTGGCCGTTCACCCGCAACACCTCTTCGCATGCCTCGCCATATGGTTCGCCATACGGTGCGCGCAATCATGCCGACTCCGACGACGCCGCGCCGACGGATGGCAAGCGGCGCGGGCTCGCAGCGATGGCGTCGGCGCAGGCCGCGACCTCGCCGTGGACCAGCGACGGCTCCGTCACGAGCAACGCTTCGGCCTCGCATGCGCTGTTCGTAAGACCCACGCTCGCGCCGAACGGCCTGCCGTGGCCGTCGACGGCGGCCTATCTCGACGGCATGCCCGTCGGCGCGGCGGGCGGGCACTCTTCAGTGACGGTCGACAACTCGGTCAATCGCTTCGACGTGTTCGGCAAGCTCGTCTATAACGCGTCCGTGTTCGATCAGCCGGTGCGCCATTTCTTCGTTCCGGCCGGGCAGACCTTCACGCTGATCGGCGTCGCGCCGGGTGCGTACGACGTCCGCTATCAGAATCTCGACGACGGTGGCCTGTACAAGTCGCAAGGTTTCGAACTCAACGAACAGGCCGCCGGCAACAGCATCGACGCGACCAACGTGAGCATCACGCTCTACGCGTTGCCGGGCAGCACCGTGCAGCCGACGACGATCGGCCGCGGCGACTTCTAGCCGTTGCGGGCTGCCGGCAAACGCGCCGTGCCGCTCACTGCAGCGTCGCGCCCGCACCTCGCAGCACCACGCTCTGCCGCCCGTCGATGCTCACGGGCACATCGCCGTGCACCGTCGCGCGCCGCACGACGCGATGCGCGTCGCCGTAGTCGTTGATCGCGTAGTGTTGCGTCGCGCGGTTGTCCCAGATCGCGACGTCGCCTTGCGTCCAGTTCCAGCGCACCGTGTTTTCGAGCCGCGTGACGTGATCGTGGAAGATCTGCAGCAGATGCGCCGAGTCGCCCGCCGAGAGTCCCTTCAGACGTTGCACGAAATGGCCTAGCACCAGCGAGCGTTCGCCCGTCTCCGGGTGCACGCGCACGACGGGATGCTCGGTCTCGTAGACCGTCGACGTGAACACTTCGCGGTAGCGCTTGAGTTGCTCGGTGTCGGCGTTCACGTGCGACGACGCGTAGTCGTAGGCGTTCGTGTGCAGCGCCCAGAGCGTGTCGGCGACACGCCGCAGCGGTTCGGGCAGGTTCTCGTAAGCGGCTGCCGTGTTGGCCCAGACCGTGTCGCCGCCGTACGCTGGTATCACCACTGCGCGCAGGATCGAGATCTTCGGATACGCGTCGGTGAACGTGACGTCCGTATGCCATGAGTTCGCGCGCGCGCCATGCTGCGAATCGAGTTCGAGCAGATGGCGGCTGCCGTCGACGGAAGGCACGGTCGGATGCGCGACGGTCTCACCGAAGCGCCGCGCGAACGCTTCCTGCTCCGTGTCGTCGAGATGCTGCTGGCCGCGAAAGAACAACACCTTGTGCTTCAGCAGCGCGGCGTGGATGGCATCGAAGGTCTGCGCATCGATCGAGCCGGACAGCTTGACGCCTCGAATCTCGGCGCCGATGCGGCCGGCGACGCGGCGCAGGTCGAGCGTTTCAGGCTCAGCGTGCGCGGCTTGTGCGACGATCGTGCTTGTCTTCGATGGGGCGAGAGCCGCTTGCGTATTCGACATCTGACGTCTCCATGTAAGTGGGAACGTTCATTCAAGCAGCGTGCTCGCACAAAGAGAACTGACATTTCATGCGATGGTGTCCAGACGGATTGCGCTATCGATAGAAGGATTCGTGCAATGCGCGAAGCGCTTTCCCGCCTCGGCACAGGATGCGTCGGCGGGAAAGCGCAGTGGGTTGAGAAACAGTCGCGAGCGTTCAGTGCGGCTGCATTGGCACGAGCTTCAGCTTTCGGCGCAACGGCCGCGTGTCGTGCGTGTCGTACGCTTCGGGCATCTGCCATGCCGCGCGCAACATCTGAATGAATGCCGCTTCGCCTTCGGACAGATGTCCGTCCGCATACGCGCCTTCCTCGCACAGCGCGATGACTTCGCGGCGCATTCGCCAGTCCGTGATGTCCTGCGCGAGGCAAACAATCACGGTGGGGTCGAGGCGGCAGGTGTCGCCCCAGTTCAGATAGGCCGTCGTCGTCAGGTCCTCGCACATCTGCTGCATGACGGCGAGCAGTTGTCCGCGGTTCATCTTCAGCCGCGCTTCCATCCCGTAGCGCTCCAGTGCTTCGACTTCGTCGACACCGACGTGTCCGTCGGACAGCAGGCAGGCGGCCACGATGCGGGCGGCCGCTTCGGGACTGTCGCTTCGATAGTGACGCATTTCAGATCTCCTTTGCTTCGATTCAATGACTGCGCTCGAAAGCGCCGTGCGTCATGCGATCCAGTCGCGCGGCGCGAGGCTCGAATGCATGTGAAACGGATAGCTGGTGTCGTCGAGCATGCGCTGGCGGCGTTCGAGATCGGCGAGATCGGTCGACGATGCGAGCCACGCTTCGCGTTCGCTTTCGCGCGAGGACGTGAACAGCGTGCCAAGACGGTGTGCGAGCGGGTTGAACATGATGTGCTCCTTCAGTAGTGCGATAAGTGAAACGCGCTGGCGAAATGGGATTCGCACGGCTGCGTGACTGCGATGCGCGGGCTTGGTGCTGCTTGCCGTTTCGTCGCTTTCGACCATGACGCTGCATCGACGGGATGAATCGTAGGTGCGGCGAATTAGCGGGAAATGAGTGCGCCGGGTATGCGATGAAACGTTATGTCACGGTGTGCCATAACAGGTTTCGAGCCTGATTCAGCGGCTAATTCTTTGCTCACTTTCGGCGCACAGAATGCGAATCAACCGATGCATCACTGACACGGCATCGAATGTCCAGGAGAACAACATGAAAGGGATTCGCCACATTGCAGTCGCCGCATTGCTCGGCTTGGGACTGGTGAGCGCCGCGCAGGCACACGTGTTCGTCGGCGTCGGGATTGGACCCGTTGCGCCTGTCGTGCCCGTCGTGCCCGTCGTCTCCGTCGCGCCGTTGCCCGTGTATGCACCGCCACCGCCCGTGTATTACGCGCCGCCGCCGGCTGTCTACGCGCCGCCCGTCGTGGTCGGTTACTGGGGGCATCCGCACTATGGGTATCGCGGCTATTACGGCTATGGCTACTGGCGCTAGGCCTGTGACGAGCGCGCCGGAACGGGCGCTCATTTATTCCTAATTTTCGATCTCTACCATCGATTTCATCGCAAGGCTCATCGAGCTGATTACCCGGAGGGAAACATCATGAAAACGCTGATCAAAACCGTCGCAGTCGCTGCGTTGTTCGCACTGCCCATCGCCTCGTTCGCACAAACCACGGCGCCCGTGTCGCGCGCCGAAGTCGAGGCGCAACTCACGCAACTCGAAAATGCGGGCTACAACCCGGTTGGCGACAAGGCGCACTATCCGGCGAACCTCGAAGCGGCGCAGGCGCGTCTCGACGCGCAGCACGCGAACGGATACGGTGGCGTCGCGGATGGCACGTCGCAAAGCGGATCGAGCTTCCATCCTCAGTACGACGTCGGAATGAAGTCGATTTACGTTGGACACTGAAGCGCCGTCGAAGGGCCGAAAACCCGGCGATCCGATCGATTCAAACCGCGGGCGCGCAGAGCATTCTGCGCGCCCGCATCATTGTCTTTGCAACCAGAAGCGCGTGCCACGCGGTGTAGAATCGGCTCGCCCCAGGGCTCGCCGAAAGGCTCAACAGCAGCCTTCGGCGTTCACATCCTGTTTTGCACAACTCTCACCGGACGGCACGCATCAGACCATGTCCATGCCCAAGATCCGCTCCCTCAGAAATCAACTCGTGCTCGCGCTCTGTGTGCTGGTGAGCGTCGTCGGCGTGGTGCAGGGCATCAGTTCGTGGCAGCTCGCCAAGGCCGGCATGAACGCACTGCTCGACCTGCGGCTCGAACAGGTGGCGACGCGCCTTTATCACAGCGGCCTCGCCGATGCGCTGCCCACCACGCCCGCGCGCGGCTCGCAGCCGGAGCGCGATGTCTACCTCACGGTCTGGAAGGACGGCATCGATTCGCCTTACCGCTCGACCGACCCGTCGCTCGCATTGCCGCGCGAGGCCGAGCCGGGCTTCACCAATGCGATGGTGAACGGCGAAGACTGGCGCATCTACACGCTGCGCGAGCCGTCGATGGTGGTCCAGGTCGCACAGCGCTCGCGCGTGCGCCAGGACCTCGCCGAAGCGCGCTCGCTGAACACGCTGTGGCCGATGATCGTGCTCGTGCCGCTGGTGTGGGTCGCCGTGCTGCTCGTCGTGCGGCGTGCGCTGCGACGCCTGACGCGGCTCGGCAGACAGGTGCAGGCCATCGACATGTCGCATTTCGAGCAACTGTCGACCTCGGGCGTGCCGACGGAGATCCGCCCGTTCATCCTGTCGATCAACACGATGATCGGACGGCTCGAACAGTCGATCGAGGGCGAGCGGAAGTTCATCGCCGACGCCGCGCATGAGTTGCGCACGCCGCTCACCGCGTTGCAGTTACAGGCGGACAACCTGGCGCCGCATATCGCGCCCGGTAATCAGGAGCGCTTCCGCGAACTGCAAAGCGGCATCCGGCGCAGCGGCCGGATGATCGCGCAGCTGCTGCGGCTCGCGCGCGCCGACGCGGCGATGAAACCGGACACGCTGACGCGCGTCGACGTGTCGGAGGTGGTCGTCGACGCCGTGGCGGAAGTCTTGCCGATCGCGATGCAGCGTGGCATCGACATCGGCGCCGACGAGATGACGAGCGCCTTCGTGCGGGCCAACGACGCCGATATCGGCATCGCGCTGCGCAACCTGGTGAGCAACGCGATCCGCTACACGCCCGATGGCGGCAAGGTCGATCTGAGCATCCACGTGCGCGACGCGATGGTGTGGATCGAAGTGGTCGATAACGGGCCGGGCATCGACGAGGCGCTGCTGCCGCGCGTGTTCGACCGGTTTTTCCGCGCCAATGTGCAGATCGAAGGCAGCGGGCTCGGTTTGTCGATCGTGCAAGCTATCGTGAACCGGTACGGCGGCGCGGCGAGCCTGCGCAACCGCACGGACGGCCAGTCGGGGATCGTCGCTTCTATCGGTTTCCCGGTCGCGCCGTAAGTGGCGCACTAGCTGTGCATTGGAGGCGCGCCCGGCCGCTCATTCTTTGCTAATTCTTCGTGCCTAAGATGGGAACTGTTGGAGCAGGCCCCTCTGGTTCTGGCACGGCGATCGGTGCACGCCAGAATCCTTCGGCCGACTGCGTAGGCAGTCGGCCTTTTTTTCGTCCTCGATACTGAACCGTCGAGCCTGCGCAGGCTCGGTTATCATGCGATCTGGCTGGTGCGCGGGAGTGGGGCGCGCCAGCAACCACGGCCCGGAATCGCAAACCGCCGCCCGCGCGCAATGCGCCATGCGGTCGATCGCTCCTTGCGCTGCGGCCAACGACAATGCTTCGTTGCTGTGGACACGACATCATGCGAGTGCTACTGGTTGAAGACGATCTGCAGATTGGCCAAAGTCTGATGCGCGCGCTGCAGGACGCTGACTACAGCGTCGACTGGGTGCGCGACGGCAATGCGGGCAGCGCGGCCATCGCCGCCGCCGAATATACCGTCGTCCTGCTCGATCTCGGCTTGCCGGGCATGGGCGGCATCGAATTGCTGAGGTCGGCCCGCGCCGCGGGCAACACCGTGCCCGTGCTGATCCTCACGGCGCGCGACGATCTCGAAGCGCGTGTGCAGGGCCTCGACGTCGGCGCTGACGACTACGTGCTCAAACCCTTCGACGTGCCCGAGCTGATGGCGCGCATGCGCGCCGTGTTGCGGCGCAAGGCAGGCTACGCGTCGTCGCGTCTCGGCGACGACGCGCTGAACCTCGATCTCGACAAACGCACGCTGTGCTGCAATGGGGTGTCGTCGGTCTTGTCGGCGCGCGAGTTCGCGCTGATGCTCGCGTTTCTCGAACGGCCCGGCACGATCCTGTCGCGCGACCAGCTCGAGGACAAGCTGTACGGCTGGGGCAAGGAAGTCGAGAGCAATGCCGTCGACGTGCTCATTCACTCGGTGCGCAAGAAGTTCGGGCAATCGGTGATCCGCAACGTGCGCGGCCTCGGCTGGACCGTCATGCTCGGCGAAGCCCCGAAAACCTGACGGCGCGCGTCCTCATTCTCCCCTCACTCTGCATCGACACAATCTCCTCGACCGCACAGCAATCACGCTGAAACGCGCGGCGAGGAGAGAGCGATGAAAGGCATTCCAGAAGTCAACGTAGTTGCCGGGCGCAACGCAGCATTCGACGACACCCCAGCCGCATTCGATATGTACGATCCGTGCACCCGTACGCGGATCGCCGTGCATATCGACTGCACGCTGCAAGGCGGCGCGTGCGTGGACCAGCGCGAGCCCGTCTATGCTGCGCGTGCTTACCGCATGCAGCCGTCGCGGTGCCGCATCGGCGGGCGCGTGCGCTATCCGCGTTGCGCCGGGTGGGGCGATGGCTTCGGTACGACGCAACGTTGAGGCGCGGTCATGTCGAACCATCCGGCTATCGAAGGCCTTGCGGATCGCATGGCCGCGAGCTGGCAGGCGCGTCTCGTTCTCTGTGCGATGCCGCTGCTGGTCGGGCGACGCGCTCCCGTACGTTGCGCAGCGCCCGATGTCGCGCAGGTGCGCGCTCGCTCGCACCTGCTGTCGCTGCCGGGCGCGTGGCTCGCGGCGCTTCTCAATCCCCGTTCGCGCAGGGCGCGCGATGGCGGTCTCGACGGGCTGTGGACCTTACCGTCGACCAGACCCGGACCGATCGCCAATGCGATTCTGTATCTGCACGGCGGCGGTTATTACTTTGGATCGTCGGCGACCCATCGCGCGGTGACGACGGCGCTCGCCGCCCACAGCGGCGCGCCCGTGTTCGCACCCGACTACCGGCTCGCGCCCGAGCATCCGTTTCCCGCCGCGCTCGAAGATGCGTTGCATGCGTACCGCACGCTGATCGCGCGCGGCATTGCGGCGAATTCGATCGTCGTCGCGGGCGACTCGGCGGGCGGCGGGCTGGCGCTCGCGTTGCTGGTCGCGCTGCGCGACGCAGGCGAGGCATTGCCGGCGGGCGCCGTGCTGTTCTCGCCCTGGGCCGATCTGACGACGACATGGCGCGCCGCGCGCGGCGCAGGGCCGACCACGCGCCTCGCGATGCAACGTGCCGCGCAGATGTACATCGGCGACGCGAGCGCGTGGGACCCGTATGTGTCGCCTGCGCGCGGTGAGTTGCACGATCTGCCGCCTATCCATCTGCAGATCAGCGACAGCGAAGCGATGTACGAGGACGCGCTTGCGCTCGCGGCGCGCCTCAATCGCGAGGGCGTCACGGTGCAGGTCGCGCAATGGCACGCGATGCCGCACGCACTGCCGTGTTTCGCACCGTTCCTGCCCGAAGCGAATCAGGCGCTGCGGCAGGCGGCGATGTTCGTCAGGCGCTGCTACGCGACGCGCAAGCGCGAGGCGGCGGCTGCCGCCATCGCATGA contains these protein-coding regions:
- a CDS encoding TauD/TfdA dioxygenase family protein, translating into MSNTQAALAPSKTSTIVAQAAHAEPETLDLRRVAGRIGAEIRGVKLSGSIDAQTFDAIHAALLKHKVLFFRGQQHLDDTEQEAFARRFGETVAHPTVPSVDGSRHLLELDSQHGARANSWHTDVTFTDAYPKISILRAVVIPAYGGDTVWANTAAAYENLPEPLRRVADTLWALHTNAYDYASSHVNADTEQLKRYREVFTSTVYETEHPVVRVHPETGERSLVLGHFVQRLKGLSAGDSAHLLQIFHDHVTRLENTVRWNWTQGDVAIWDNRATQHYAINDYGDAHRVVRRATVHGDVPVSIDGRQSVVLRGAGATLQ
- a CDS encoding TerB family tellurite resistance protein; translation: MRHYRSDSPEAAARIVAACLLSDGHVGVDEVEALERYGMEARLKMNRGQLLAVMQQMCEDLTTTAYLNWGDTCRLDPTVIVCLAQDITDWRMRREVIALCEEGAYADGHLSEGEAAFIQMLRAAWQMPEAYDTHDTRPLRRKLKLVPMQPH
- a CDS encoding alpha/beta hydrolase, producing MSNHPAIEGLADRMAASWQARLVLCAMPLLVGRRAPVRCAAPDVAQVRARSHLLSLPGAWLAALLNPRSRRARDGGLDGLWTLPSTRPGPIANAILYLHGGGYYFGSSATHRAVTTALAAHSGAPVFAPDYRLAPEHPFPAALEDALHAYRTLIARGIAANSIVVAGDSAGGGLALALLVALRDAGEALPAGAVLFSPWADLTTTWRAARGAGPTTRLAMQRAAQMYIGDASAWDPYVSPARGELHDLPPIHLQISDSEAMYEDALALAARLNREGVTVQVAQWHAMPHALPCFAPFLPEANQALRQAAMFVRRCYATRKREAAAAAIA
- a CDS encoding DUF3563 family protein is translated as MFNPLAHRLGTLFTSSRESEREAWLASSTDLADLERRQRMLDDTSYPFHMHSSLAPRDWIA
- a CDS encoding DUF4148 domain-containing protein, producing MKTLIKTVAVAALFALPIASFAQTTAPVSRAEVEAQLTQLENAGYNPVGDKAHYPANLEAAQARLDAQHANGYGGVADGTSQSGSSFHPQYDVGMKSIYVGH
- a CDS encoding J domain-containing protein, encoding MKIHSHYDNLKVSRDAPQEVIRAAYKTLSQKYHPDRRIDDPDAERVMKIINASYAVLSDPVQRKEHDEWLARKEREAAASAAPQAPPRQSAPSSQRTSWQAAATQTRREVPPRSQARSSAWTSQAHVDPRAAKRKPRGGSGFSLRKISLRSWTVIGVCAFFGYVAISESTTPWPFTRNTSSHASPYGSPYGARNHADSDDAAPTDGKRRGLAAMASAQAATSPWTSDGSVTSNASASHALFVRPTLAPNGLPWPSTAAYLDGMPVGAAGGHSSVTVDNSVNRFDVFGKLVYNASVFDQPVRHFFVPAGQTFTLIGVAPGAYDVRYQNLDDGGLYKSQGFELNEQAAGNSIDATNVSITLYALPGSTVQPTTIGRGDF
- a CDS encoding response regulator transcription factor, coding for MRVLLVEDDLQIGQSLMRALQDADYSVDWVRDGNAGSAAIAAAEYTVVLLDLGLPGMGGIELLRSARAAGNTVPVLILTARDDLEARVQGLDVGADDYVLKPFDVPELMARMRAVLRRKAGYASSRLGDDALNLDLDKRTLCCNGVSSVLSAREFALMLAFLERPGTILSRDQLEDKLYGWGKEVESNAVDVLIHSVRKKFGQSVIRNVRGLGWTVMLGEAPKT
- a CDS encoding sensor histidine kinase; the encoded protein is MSMPKIRSLRNQLVLALCVLVSVVGVVQGISSWQLAKAGMNALLDLRLEQVATRLYHSGLADALPTTPARGSQPERDVYLTVWKDGIDSPYRSTDPSLALPREAEPGFTNAMVNGEDWRIYTLREPSMVVQVAQRSRVRQDLAEARSLNTLWPMIVLVPLVWVAVLLVVRRALRRLTRLGRQVQAIDMSHFEQLSTSGVPTEIRPFILSINTMIGRLEQSIEGERKFIADAAHELRTPLTALQLQADNLAPHIAPGNQERFRELQSGIRRSGRMIAQLLRLARADAAMKPDTLTRVDVSEVVVDAVAEVLPIAMQRGIDIGADEMTSAFVRANDADIGIALRNLVSNAIRYTPDGGKVDLSIHVRDAMVWIEVVDNGPGIDEALLPRVFDRFFRANVQIEGSGLGLSIVQAIVNRYGGAASLRNRTDGQSGIVASIGFPVAP